From Amia ocellicauda isolate fAmiCal2 chromosome 12, fAmiCal2.hap1, whole genome shotgun sequence, a single genomic window includes:
- the LOC136764984 gene encoding uncharacterized protein LOC136764984, translating to MDAVFQEVIALDMPVVAEETVMQEGVGAEVELQEDAENGDPELAVSQNLISLSKWEQASFTGDSSEDEAPRRGGGAGEGEKGSHDRGTQLREVERASAFAATAAAMTSTLTPRIATVQGGAGYPWKISVGPGGEAAAVQGGQESLCWECGQSFDSLDLLVRHFRTHRANTVCNLCCLTFRRNVSLVLHLANVHSGLPLSCQCGESYPSVWALNQHLSVHRGGGGSAGGGLGTGAVSGGRGGNSGKVAKWDKTLLCSCYRDRVGRSIREPPMDGHLNSCPWSHRDAHSPPSPTPSPSHSPTSSAKAPALLSHHASGGDHTYGNGDRREGCEATASVQAKKRVEEEGEGLGKVGDREGEVLREVGDGEEEKGEGLERGGDREEAKGEGLEMVGDREEKEVEAGSGLGSVGEREEKEGLGIVGEKEEEEGLGSIGEREEEEGLGSVGEREEEEEEGLGSAGDREEEEEEEEKVVGEEEGLGSVAEREEEEGLGTVAEREEEEGLGSVGEREEEEKEGVWRGGALGKPEAPAGDFMGFPPLEEDEEDDVKPDPSKLVPPLHPTPTPTAPATAAPGVKEEQAEAEADAEEEEEEEEEQSSEGGDTLPPGDSDFFPTPPHRRLSRASDGEGRSSSCSSGNSSGSSYRPKKRRRRVRKARVGRRPSMQTQTPALPQFDLPTQMQPQTELQWQTKTQTQPPAPNHANKNNNISNSTKGSRHAFCPHCGKGPFQTARTHIRHSVNCPERHKAQYTCSSCPSAFASELALLAHQAQVHHNRSVRMYACDSCREVFPDYVVFKRHHCPGKSKPDPTLNPTTTATYTPTPPLTPAVVHVPPLGCSPLPAPTSTPLSRPLQPNSSANLLQPPCPPPATLVTSTSCAPPPSYTLTPVVANNNILGAVRLPHPAPAPSAPHTTTMGSLPPPPATTSAPPPPPCTAPTYTTSSALTQVHIPTRALTSTSQIPSTTNLVLTTSTLTPVSTTGVLQTTSPVPATIGPGPLPPALSTVLSMSSPLPCLPLPGMVLPSTGAMGSGPLMATLVITHDCTGTKVLRVLLQPQGSQLQTVTQAQTQALAQTQTQAQTQMQAQTHALSLGQMQTQAQSLGQMQTQTRALAQTHALSLGQMQTHALALGQMQTQTQTQALTQTQALALGQIQTHTQALALGQMQMQMQTQAQSLGQIQTQAQSLGLIQTQAQSLGLIQTQAQTQAQSLGQIQTQAQSLGLIQTQAQSLGLIQTQAQSLGQIQTQALSLGQTQALGQTQALSQTLTQIQTKTQALAQEQIQTHTLAKTQTLAQTVALAQTPTSVLTQTPANLPLLIQTQTKMSTPLPTQSQIPAPLSLRTQMPNALPQPPPPRLQTLNKTLTNSPFQLQAPLLPVSYQPPRPAPPPAAQEPLKILGLYVNCSKEVIRTAVEERRRQAQEALGKKVKWVWRSLPLCHAPGFLCRECGARSLQPSLPVLHRYLHRGQRRHRCQCGRSFLRRLHLLRHHWLHAQEVWYVCAPCGRSFAGAARLARHKAARKRRLEEGGAQERVVKRGESLKGKGHTEKRERDDKASGDKEANKRWSREKDGDCLGLRRSVRAVVRGNEEEEEEEEKKKKRRWQVCAAPFTCVCGKPFWRPNCFLWHQIRSCSGKRPNRAGPAL from the coding sequence CCTGGAAGATATCTGTCGGGCCAGGGGGAGAGGCTGCAGCGGTGCAAGGTGGACAAGAGAGCCTGTGCTGGGAGTGCGGACAGAGTTTCGACAGCCTGGACCTATTGGTGAGGCACTTCCGTACCCACCGCGCAAACACCGTCTGCAACCTGTGCTGCCTTACCTTCCGGCGCAATGTCTCACTGGTGCTCCACCTTGCCAATGTCCACTCCGGCCTGCCCCTCAGCTGCCAGTGTGGGGAGAGCTACCCCTCGGTGTGGGCCCTCAACCAGCACCTGAGTGTGCACCGGGGAGGGGGCGGGTCAGCGGGAGGAGGTCTGGGCACAGGGGCGGTGAGTGGTGGAAGAGGAGGGAATTCTGGGAAGGTGGCAAAGTGGGACAAGACACTTCTGTGCAGCTGCTACAGGGACCGCGTTGGGCGCAGCATTCGGGAACCCCCGATGGATGGACATCTTAACTCCTGCCCCTGGAGTCATAGAGACGCCcactcccccccctccccgaccccATCTCCCTCTCACTCCCCCACCTCTTCTGCCAAGGCTCCCGCCCTCCTTAGTCACCATGCCAGCGGGGGAGACCACACCTACGGTAATGGGGACCGCAGAGAGGGTTGCGAAGCTACGGCGTCAGTCCAGGCGAAAAagagggtggaggaggagggggaggggttagGGAAGGTAGgtgacagagagggggaggtGTTAAGGGAGGTAGGTGATggggaggaggagaagggggaAGGGTTAGAGAGGGGTGGTGACAGAGAGGAGGCAAAGGGGGAAGGGTTAGAGATGGTAGGTGACAGAGAGGAGAAGGAGGTGGAGGCGGGGTCAGGATTAGGAAGTGTAGGTGAAagagaggagaaggaggggTTAGGGATTGTaggtgaaaaagaggaggaggaggggttaGGGAGTATAGGTGaaagagaggaggaagaggggttAGGGAGTGTAGGTgaaagagaggaggaggaagaggaggggttAGGGAGTGCAGGTGAccgagaggaggaggaggaggaggaggaaaaggtggtgggggaggaggaggggttaGGGAGTGTAGCTgaaagagaggaggaggaggggttaGGGACTGTAGCTgaaagagaggaggaggaggggttaGGGAGTGTAGGggaaagagaggaggaggagaaggagggagtCTGGAGAGGAGGGGCGTTGGGTAAACCAGAAGCCCCAGCTGGGGATTTTATGGGGTTCCCTCCTTTGGAAGAAGACGAGGAAGACGATGTCAAGCCAGACCCCTCCAAGCTGGTGCCCCCGCTTCATcctacccccacccccactgccCCCGCCACTGCTGCCCCAGGGGTGAAGGAGGAGCAGGCAGAGGCTGAGGCAGatgcagaggaggaggaggaggaggaggaggagcagagcagtgAGGGGGGGGACACCCTGCCTCCCGGAGACTCAGACTTCTTCCCCACCCCTCCCCACCGCCGCCTCTCCAGGGCCTCAGATGGTGAGGGGCGCTCCTCCTCCTGCAGCAGTGGCAACTCCAGCGGCTCCTCCTACCGGCCCAAGAAGAGGCGGCGGCGGGTGCGGAAGGCGAGGGTTGGTCGACGGCCGTCAATGCAGACCCAGACGCCAGCCCTGCCACAATTTGACCTGCCGACACAAATGCAACCACAGACAGAATTACAATGGcaaacaaagacacaaacacagccacCAGCCCCCAACCAcgccaacaaaaacaacaacatcagcaACAGCACCAAGGGTTCCAGGCATGCCTTCTGCCCCCACTGTGGCAAGGGCCCCTTCCAGACGGCCCGCACCCACATCCGCCATTCTGTCAACTGCCCCGAGCGTCACAAGGCCCAGTACACCTGTTCCAGCTGCCCCAGCGCCTTCGCCTCAGAGCTGGCCCTCCTGGCCCACCAGGCCCAGGTGCACCACAACCGCTCAGTGCGCATGTACGCCTGCGACTCGTGCCGAGAGGTGTTCCCAGACTATGTGGTGTTCAAACGCCACCACTGCCCCGGCAAAAGCAAACCGGACCCCACTCTGAACCCAACCACCACCGCTACTTATACCCCCACACCCCCTCTGACACCCGCTGTGGTGCACGTTCCCCCCCTGGGCTGCTCCCCCCTGCCGGCCCCCACCTCCACCCCCCTCTCCCGGCCCCTCCAGCCCAACAGCAGTGCTAACCTTCTCCAGCCACCTTGCCCCCCTCCTGCCACACTGGTGACCTCCACCTCTTGTGCCCCCCCACCCAGCTACACGCTCACTCCAGTTGTCGCCAACAACAACATCCTGGGCGCTGTCCGCCTGCCTcaccctgcccctgccccttcTGCTCCCCACACCACCACCATGGGGAGTCTCCCGCCTCCTCCTGCAACCACCtctgcccctccccctcctccatgCACTGCCCCCACCTACACCACCTCTAGTGCCCTCACCCAGGTGCACATTCCTACTAGGGCCCTCACTTCTACTTCCCAAATTCCCAGCACCACCAACCTTGTCCTCACCACCTCCACACTCACCCCTGTATCTACTACTGGTGTCCTCCAGACCACCTCCCCTGTGCCTGCCACCATTGGCCCAGGCCCACTACCCCCTGCcctgtccactgtgctgtctATGTCCTCCCCTCTGCCTTGCCTGCCTCTCCCTGGAATGGTGCTACCCTCTACTGGAGCGATGGGCTCAGGGCCCCTAATGGCCACGCTGGTCATTACTCATGACTGCACTGGCACCAAAGTTCTCAGAGTGCTACTGCAGCCCCAGGGCTCCCAGCTGCAAACCGTAACTCAGGCCCAGACACAGGCCCTGgcccaaacacagacacaggctCAAACACAGATGCAGGCCCAGACACATGCCCTGTCCCTTGGCCAGATGCAGACACAGGCCCAGTCCCTTGGCCAGATGCAGACACAGACACGGGCCCTGGCCCAGACACATGCCCTGTCCCTTGGCCAGATGCAGACACATGCTCTGGCCCTGGGCCAGatgcagacacagacacagacacaggccctGACCCAGACACAGGCTCTGGCCCTGGgccagatacagacacacacacaggccctgGCCCTTGGCCAGATGCAGATGCAGATGCAGACACAGGCCCAGTCCCTGGGCCAGATACAGACACAGGCCCAGTCCCTTGGTCTGATACAGACACAGGCCCAGTCCCTTGGTCTGatacagacacaggcacagacacagGCCCAGTCCCTGGGCCAGATACAGACACAGGCCCAGTCCCTTGGTCTGATACAGACACAGGCCCAGTCCCTTGGTCTGATACAGACACAGGCCCAGTCCCTTGGCCAGATACAGACACAGGCCCTGTCCCTGGGCCAGACACAGGCCTTGGGCCAAACACAGGCCCTGTCCCAGACCCTGACACAGATCCAGACAAAAACACAGGCACTGGCCCAGgaacagatacagacacacaccctgGCCAAGACACAAACCCTTGCCCAGACAGTGGCCTTAGCACAAACGCCAACCTCAGTCCTGACCCAGACACCAGCCAATCTCCCACTCCTGATCCAGACCCAGACCAAGATGTCAACCCCACTCCCAACCCAGAGCCAAATACCAGCCCCACTCTCCCTCCGGACCCAGATGCCAAACGCcctcccccagcccccccccccacgcctCCAAACCCTCAACAAGACCCTGACAAATTCCCCCTTCCAGCTGCAAGCCCCACTCCTGCCTGTCTCATACCAGCCCCCCAGacccgccccccccccagcaGCCCAAGAGCCCCTGAAAATCCTGGGCCTTTACGTCAACTGCAGCAAGGAAGTGATCCGGACAGCGGTAGAGGAGAGGAGGCGCCAGGCGCAGGAGGCATTGGGGAAGAAGGTGAAGTGGGTGTGGAGGTCATTGCCGCTTTGCCACGCCCCTGGCTTCCTTTGCCGTGAGTGTGGCGCGCGCTCCCTCCAGCCCTCACTGCCTGTGTTGCACCGCTACCTCCACAGGGGGCAGCGCCGCCACCGTTGCCAGTGTGGGCGGAGCTTCCTGCGGCGCCTCCACCTCCTGCGTCACCATTGGCTCCACGCCCAGGAGGTTTGGTACGTCTGTGCCCCCTGTGGGCGGAGCTTTGCCGGAGCGGCCAGACTTGCTCGGCACAAAGCAGCCCGGAAGAGGAGATTGGAGGAGGGAGGAGCACAGGAGAGAGTGGTGAAGAGGGGGGAGAGCCTGAAAGGGAAGGGGCACACAGAGAAGAGGGAAAGAGACGACAAGGCAAGTGGGGACAAGGAGGCGAACAAGAGGTGGAGCAGGGAGAAAGATGGGGACTGCCTGGGGTTGCGGCGTAGTGTTCGGGCAGTGGTGAGAGGGaacgaggaggaagaggaggaggaggagaagaagaagaagaggaggtgGCAGGTGTGTGCAGCCCCATTCACCTGTGTTTGCGGGAAGCCCTTCTGGAGGCCCAACTGCTTCCTCTGGCACCAGATCAGGAGCTGCAGCGGAAAGAGGCCGAATAGAGCTGGGCCGGCCCTGTAA
- the kcnn4 gene encoding intermediate conductance calcium-activated potassium channel protein 4, with the protein MPSHSRGNGLVGGKDGALGNGAEDADEEEGEDERYRGRGGPGTHRGDMELTEKSLLPASKTEDQSDGRDCTEITVSGSPRTPRPGSPHSLFFKKLVDRKLLQGDKKRLCAWALGAATLGILLMVLHAEMCPVVYTANMIPAFIMKCLISLSTVCLIFLIVVFHYKDIQVFMIDHNLEDWRIAITMPRVLGIILEIAVCAVHPFATGWGPQEPWDKGAGANTGKGNFSSPPLCSSSGPADALSELELLLSCMMFLRLYLVHRAMLLHSKVLLSASYRSIGSLNNINFSFRFMLKVLMNTYPARSLLCFILMLWLCASWMLTLCERQTREETGRMDNAMWLIAITFLTVGYGDLYPKTSCGKTVCLFTGVMGVGCTAMLVAVLTKKLALNKGEKHVHHFMLDIQITKEVRVAAANVLRACWLLHRSDRAKRGGEDSRGRQRQLLEAIRVFRYARLKQRKLRDNASEIVDPSMLQVMLYDLSSNWSKSYKDLEQRIVTMETKLDNLARAFQDTSALLTRIAQQPRSLDNSFP; encoded by the exons ATGCCGTCGCACAGCCGTGGGAACGGGTTGGTTGGAGGGAAAGACGGCGCGCTGGGCAACGGAGCTGAAGACGCCGacgaagaagaaggagaagacgaGAGATACCGTGGAAGAGGAGGACCAGGGACGCACAGAGGAGACATGGAGTTGACTGAAAAGTCGCTGCTGCCTGCCTCCAAGACTGAGGACCAGAGCGACGGGAGGGACTGCACCGAGATCACCGTGTCGGGCAGCCCCCGAACCCCCCGACCCGGCTCCCCGCACAGCCTCTTCTTTAAAAAACTGGTGGACAGAAAGTTGCTGCAGGGGGACAAGAAGCGGCTGTGCGCCTGGGCGCTGGGCGCTGCGACGCTGGGCATCCTGCTCATGGTCCTGCACGCCGAGATGTGCCCCGTGGTGTACACAGCG AACATGATCCCAGCCTTCATCATGAAGTGCTTGATCTCTCTATCAACTGTCTGCCTGATCTTCCTCATTGTGGTGTTCCATTACAAAGACATCCAG GTCTTCATGATCGACCACAACCTGGAAGACTGGCGCATTGCCATCACGATGCCCCGGGTGCTGGGTATCATCCTGGAGATTGCCGTGTGCGCCGTGCACCCCTTTGCCACGGGCTGGGGGCCCCAGGAGCCCTGGGACAAGGGGGCCGGGGCAAACACTGGCAAGGGCAACTTCTCCTCACCCCCCCTGTGTTCCAGCAGTGGGCCAGCAGACGCCCTCTCAGAGCTGGAGCTGCTGCTGTCCTGCATGATGTTCCTGCGGCTGTACTTGGTGCACCGGGCCATGCTGCTGCACAGCAAGGTGCTCCTGAGCGCCTCCTACCGCAGTATCGGCTCCCTCAACAACATCAACTTCAGCTTCCGCTTCATGCTCAAGGTGCTGATGAACACCTATCCTGCCCGTTCTCTGCTCTGCTTCATCTTGATGCTGTGGCTCTGTGCCTCCTGGATGCTAACCCTGTGTGAGAG GCAGACGCGGGAGGAGACGGGGCGGATGGACAACGCCATGTGGCTGATCGCCATCACCTTCCTGACCGTGGGCTACGGGGACCTGTACCCCAAGACATCCTGTGGCAAAACTGTGTGTCTCTTCACTGGAGTGatg GGAGTGGGCTGCACAGCCATGCTGGTTGCTGTGCTGACGAAGAAGCTGGCTCTGAACAAGGGTGAGAAGCACGTCCATCACTTCATGCTGGACATCCAGATCACCAAAGAG gtgcgAGTGGCTGCTGCGAATGTGCTACGTGCGTGCTGGTTGCTGCACCGCAGTGACCGGGCCAAGAGGGGTGGCGAGGACAGCAGGGGGCGCCAGAGACAGTTGCTGGAGGCCATCCGAGT GTTTCGATATGCCAGGCTGAAGCAGAGGAAGCTGAGAGACAACGCCAGTGAAATTGTGGATCCCTCCATG CTCCAGGTGATGCTGTATGATCTGAGCAGCAACTGGAGCAAGTCCTACAAGGATCTGGAGCAGCGCATTGTCACCATGGAGACCAAGTTGGACAACCTGGCCCGCGCGTTCCAGGACACTTCGGCGCTGTTGACCCGCATCGCCCAGCAGCCACGCAGCCTGGACAACAGCTTCCCCTAG